The Solanum lycopersicum chromosome 6, SLM_r2.1 genome has a window encoding:
- the LOC101262425 gene encoding laccase-5-like, whose product MSSLLFYAILLLFANVASLAKAKVHYHDFVIQATPVKRLCNTHSTITVNGQFPGPTLEVNNGDTLVVKVVNRAQYNVTIHWHGVRQMRTAWADGPEFITQCPIRPGGSYTYRFTIQGQEGTLWWHAHSSWLRATAYGALVIHPKEGTTYPFPKPKRQTPILLGEWWDANPIDVIRQATRTGAAPNSSDAYTINGQPGDLYKCSNQDTTIVHVDSGETNLLRVINSGLNQQLFFTVANHKLTVVGADASYVKPFTTSVLMLGPGETTDVLITANQPPARYYMAARAYASAQGAPFDNTTTTAILEYKAAPCPAKGVKINPAFPSLPAFNDTATATAFTSSFRSASKVEVPTEIDENLFFTVGLGLNNCPAGASSSSCQGPNGMRFTASMNNVSFVLPSNFSLLQAHHQGIPGVFSTDFPSSPPVKFDYTGNVSRSLWQPISATKVYKLKYGARVQIVLQGTSIVTAENHPIHLHGYDFYILAEGFGNFNPQTDTSKFNLVDPPLRNTASVPVNGWSVIRFVADNPGIWLMHCHLDVHITWGLAMAFLVENGVTELEAIEEPPVDLPVC is encoded by the exons ATGAGCTCTTTGTTATTCTATGCCATTTTGCTTCTCTTTGCTAATGTTGCCTCTTTAGCAAAAGCCAAAGTTCATTACCATGACTTTGTT ATTCAAGCAACGCCCGTGAAGAGGCTGTGCAATACGCATAGTACTATAACTGTGAATGGGCAATTTCCTGGACCAACTTTGGAAGTGAACAATGGAGATACACTAGTGGTCAAGGTTGTCAATAGAGCTCAATATAATGTCACCATTCATTG GCATGGGGTGAGGCAAATGAGAACGGCATGGGCAGATGGACCAGAATTCATCACTCAGTGTCCGATTAGACCAGGAGGGAGTTACACTTATAGGTTTACTATTCAAGGACAAGAAGGGACACTTTGGTGGCACGCCCATAGCTCGTGGCTCAGGGCCACTGCTTATGGAGCCTTAGTTATCCACCCAAAAGAAGGAACTACCTATCCATTCCCTAAGCCCAAGAGACAAACACCAATTCTACTTG GTGAGTGGTGGGATGCAAACCCCATTGATGTTATTAGACAAGCCACACGAACGGGAGCAGCACCTAATTCATCAGATGCTTACACCATCAATGGTCAACCGGGCGATCTTTACAAGTGTTCTAATCAAG ATACTACCATAGTCCATGTGGACTCAGGTGAGACAAACCTCCTTCGAGTCATCAACTCTGGACTCAACCAACAACTTTTCTTCACAGTGGCAAACCACAAGTTGACTGTTGTTGGAGCAGATGCATCTTATGTTAAACCATTCACGACATCAGTCCTTATGCTAGGACCAGGCGAGACTACTGATGTCCTCATAACTGCTAATCAACCGCCAGCCAGATACTACATGGCTGCACGTGCCTACGCAAGTGCACAAGGAGCACCCTTTGACAACACGACAACCACAGCCATCTTAGAGTACAAGGCTGCTCCTTGCCCTGCTAAGGGTGTCAAGATAAACCCCGCTTTCCCATCTCTACCAGCATTTAATGACACAGCCACCGCCACTGCCTTCACCAGTAGCTTCAGGAGTGCAAGCAAAGTCGAAGTTCCCACTGAAATCGATGAAAATCTATTCTTCACAGTTGGATTGGGACTCAACAATTGCCCTGCAGGGGCAAGTTCCAGCAGCTGTCAAGGTCCAAATGGAATGCGATTCACTGCCAGTATGAACAATGTGTCATTTGTGTTACCATCCAATTTCTCCTTACTGCAAGCACATCACCAGGGAATACCTGGAGTTTTCTCAACAGATTTCCCATCAAGCCCACCCGTTAAATTTGATTACACTGGTAATGTTAGCAGGTCACTCTGGCAACCTATTTCCGCGACTAAAGTATACAAGTTAAAATATGGCGCGAGAGTACAGATTGTGTTACAGGGGACTAGTATCGTCACAGCTGAAAACCACCCAATTCATCTTCACGGATACGATTTCTACATTCTTGCTGAGGGATTTGGAAACTTCAATCCACAAACAGATACTTCTAAATTTAACCTTGTTGATCCACCTCTTCGTAATACTGCAAGTGTACCAGTCAATGGATGGTCCGTCATAAGATTTGTAGCTGATAATCCAG GAATTTGGCTAATGCATTGTCACTTGGATGTGCACATCACTTGGGGTTTGGCGATGGCATTTCTTGTGGAAAATGGAGTTACTGAATTAGAAGCAATAGAGGAGCCTCCAGTTGACCTTCCTGTTTGTTAA